In Garra rufa chromosome 14, GarRuf1.0, whole genome shotgun sequence, the genomic stretch ACATCTGGTGTGAAGCGTCTAAATTCAGCGAAGAAAACAAATGACTCGCTGATTTAAACAGATGAAACAGCCCTTACCAAACACTACGCAACGTTACAGTCAGAAGACTTTTCAATCTACAAACCACCATCATTTACATAGATTTACTGCAGTAACACTAACTGCACTAACTGTGGCAGAAATGTAGGTATTCGTATtgatttgtattatattattaatgtagacatgaattaaatgttttaaaggagtaataaaatataattgcagTATTTTTGTGATTAAGCTATAACGTGTGCAATTTTACTAAATGTTTTTAAGACTACCGTTTTTCATACAAATAGCTAAAAACtatatagttattttttttaccattttattgAGGTGTGTTTATCATGATTTAAGTGTATGCTACTATGAAAGACCAAtggttaattaaaaaaactaacatAAAAATGAGGTTGCTACAATTTTTACAGAAGTTACTAATTAAATCTGCATCCTAACTCAAGCTACtcaaatatgcatttctaagagacAAAAAATGTAATGCTATTATTAATTTTGATCAGGCAACACAAACCTATTTCTAGATTTAAAACAATATTACTCATTAGAACATGCAGAAACTGCAATTTTTCTATTTTGTTGAACAAAATTAACGGTCTGGTTtctataactttcacttcagggGAAAAATCTGTCTTTAAACTCAAAAGAaataaagatttgacatttatctTGATAATAATCGATATCAACTGATGTGGAAAATAAACTTTTGTGGTAATTGTGGCCATAACACCCAGTACACATAGGAAAAACTAACTGTGCATGACCATTCCAACATGATTCTGTAATACCTAATGACGCatatgcgcattgcagagcttctgtggttaaaaagtatataaattttagtaagggataagacacttattcctcagctgggatcatgtagagctctctgaagctgcactgaaaatgcatttgaatttggaccttcaaactgttaccaccatagaagtccactatatggagaaaaatcctgcaatgttttcttcaactttgttttttctttttttgcaactGAAAAAAGACAGGAACATCTTGTATAAAATGGGGGATAAATAATGAGgagatttttattttggaagtaaacttctcctatAACTCTTTGAATATTAGCATCATTTTATAAAAAATCCACTAAATCAGTCAAATTAGTCATATGTAAATAAGCTTGAGGATGTGACATCTCATGTTTTGTTtcaatatgtgagcctggaccacaacaccagtcttaagtaacacgggtagcaatagccaaaaatatattgtatgggtcaatattatacatttttcttttatgccaaaaatcattaggatattaagtaaagatcatgttctaggaagatattttgtaaatttcctactgcaatTATATCaattgaatagtaatatgcatcgctaagaacatcacttggacaactttaaaggcgattttcttaatattttgattttttttgtaccctctgagtccagatattcaaatagttgtaactcgaccacatattgtcctatcctaacaaaccattcatcaatagaaagcttttttatttagctttcagatgatgtttaaatccTAATTTCAAaaacttgacccttatgactggttttgaggtagagggtcacatataatgttttttgtgttttggCGAGGGGATTGGagtatctttttttttgtttaaaaaaacaacaagaaaatcTATATGACTCTTTTAGTCTTCATTactacattaaatattttttaactcaCCAAGGAAGATTCCAGTGGAATATCCCTTTGCAATGGGCTTTTCCAGACGTTCAGAGTGAAGAGGGAAACACACTCCATTGTGTCCGTAATAATTCCCAAACATCTCCTCATTAAACAGAGGCACTGCAGCGATAGAAATACCCAGCAGCCATATAGAGGTTAAAACGGTGAATGTTTGGCACTTGCTTGGTCGCAGGTGGCTGAAGGGAAACACAATGACCAGGAACTTCTCCATGGTCAAATAAGTAAGCAGCATGACGGAAACCTCCGAGGACAGCATAGCCAGGAAGCCGATGATACGACACTCCAGGCTGTCCATCCACAGCTTAGCGTTCTTGTTGTACTCGCCACGGAACTTCACATCAAAGACCCCAATGAAAAACAGATAGACCCCCATCAGGCAATCTGCACCTAGGGACAAATGATGCACTGTGGTAAATAGCTATTACTCACTGGATGCCAGAAGCAGGACTCATTAACGAACAAGTAGCTTCCTGATTTAGAATTTGGTCTTGCGCCAGAATGTTAGAGCAATTCCTGCACAtacaaaatgtataaaatgttatttttaaaagacAAATCACAACACCAGCAGGCCAGAAATCAATTTTTACGAGGCACAGCTCAGGTACGTGACCGGAGCACATGTGCTAATGACATTGCAGGCTGAAATGGATGTGTTTCCCATGCCAAACAGGGTGCATTGATTAATGGCACTGGCTCAAGAACTCAAGCAAGAGTTAGAATTGATTACTGAAGGTGATTGTAATAGAGAGCGAATCCTGTGCGAATAGAATTGTTACAAGGTTATAGATTTCCCGTCCAATCACGACAGCCTTCCAAGCTGAATGTCAGGCGGGAGACTGTCAACAGTGGGACTCATTGGTTAAAGGCGACTGACAGCAAGAGGACCTGGAGAAAAGGGTTTTCAAATATCACAGGCATGCTCTTCCAGAACTAAATAATATTATCAACTGCTGTCGCACGTATCTGATTGCTGAAAGCATAAGGGGTGGGAGAGTTCTTCAGTGAGACGAAATCCACATCATTTTGAAGGTAGATGTAATTGAGAGGACATGATGGGTGCAGGAACACTTATCATTTGAGAGCTTGCTGCCCTAGAAAACAGCTATCTGCCAGCTGCTTCTGCTTGCGTCATATTGGTTTCATAACGCTCAGCCAATTATAGTAGAAATAAACCCTAAAAATGGATATATGTGCCCTCTGGTGTCATTAATTCTCATCTCTTAAAAGACTTGGCTGCATGAATTTAACTCATAAAGCATATTTAGCGTTTAATGTAATGTGGGCAAAGGTATGTATACCTCTGGTACTCACAGCACAAAACCTTGATGCAGAGAGCATGCAGGTTGTTCTCAGCCCGCAGGACCGTCCGCATCCCGATGACAAAGAGGTTTCCGAAGCAGGTGATAAAAGCCATGACCCACACCGACACACGAAGAACCACGTTAGCAAGCAGATCCTCAAAGGATGAGAGGCCGTCGGAGTTCGGTTTACACTTTCGGACATGTGGGGCGTAAGAGCAGTACTGGAACTTCTTGAAATATCTGAGAAGAAATAcatatgcatatatattttttcaaacccTGCTGGCAAATGCTGCaacttttatatatttgttcactTATGGTTTATTCacctttatatatttattgtgatttttttattagattaaatttttttgtattttattatataaaatattattttatatatttacattttaaaaacagtattATACATAAAATTATAATCGATTTTGGTGTCCGCACTaaacactcgctgtgagaaatactgcaagcggagtgatacaaacggtgaaatGGTTGAAGTTCTGATATCTAGAATATCATACTCttttcagccaatcagatttgaggaccagaaactTCACAGACTTTTAAAAATGGCCAATTTTTATGATATGTGatgtataaaaaatgtaaaactagcATATAATAGCACATGaatattcactaccagtcaaaagatttttaatgttttttgaagaagtctcttctgctcaccaaacctgcatttatttgatccaaagtacagcaaaaacagtaaaattgctaaatatttttaatatttaactattttctatttgaatatattttaaaatgcaatttatttctgtgatttcaagactccagtcacacaatccttcagaaatcattttaatattctgatttgctgctcaaaaacacgtattattgttattataacaataaaaaaaaaaaattatactgactccaagcttttgaatggtatagtgtataatagaTAAAtggatcagataaatgctgatctttctatttatcaaaaaatactgaaaaatgtattcaactgttttaaatattaataataaaaataataataaaacatgtttcttgaacagcaaatcagcatattagaatgatttctgaaggatcttgtaacactgaagactggagtaataatgctgaaaatttaacgttgatcacaggaataaattacattttaaaatatatttaaaaagaaaacagttattttaaatagtaaaaataatttacattttactgattttgctgtactttggaccaaaaaaatgcaggcttggtgagcagaagagactttaaaaaacactaaaaatcttgGCTGGTAGTGTTATCACCTCACAATAGAGGACTAATtatatattcaaactaattgaAAGCAGAATAGGATATTCACATGTAGGAGAGGTTATCCATGGGCCGGAACATGCTTGTCTGGATATTTGGAATCTCCACTCCATCCAGGCCACTGCAGAAACAGAGTATTCAAGCTTTATTATTCAGTCCTTTATCAAGAGCCTTCGGTTATTCCGCTGACCCTCATCCGCTCACCCTCTATGAGCTCTTAGCCTCAGTGATTACTAGAATTTCCGATTCTGGAACACAGCCTGgtctgctgtttgtttgtttgttttattgtcaatCTGCGTCGTAGCCCAAAACAATCCCACAAACACTAACTCAGCTCCATCTGAGActcatttcatttggaaacctaCCTTTGTTGTGTGGCTGCTAcagcatattacatttttttaacatttatttttggaAATCTCATGAAAATCTTGGATATTTCTGCTACTTACAGAGACTGGAGCTGAATTAGGTGGTTAAATTGGCCTGGGTGGATGTGGTCCAGAGGGTTTTGGGACAGATTCCTACAAATGTGAAAACACAGCAAGTCATTTTATGGTGAAACTCAATGCAACAGTTACACGTAATAATGAAGTGTACTTACAGACAGCGGCACAATTATACtgaacatatacactaccagtcaaaagttttttaaaaacagtcaaattttggaatattttcactatttaaaataactgttttaaatgtaatttattcctgtgatcaaaactaaattttcagcatcattactccactcacatgatccttcagaaatcattctgaatgCAAAAAATAGTATTCATCTGACAGTTATTACTTACAGAATCTGCAATGAGGGTAAATCCTTGAATATACTGACTGGAAGTTCCGTCATCAAGTTACTGGATAGATCTCTGCAAAAGCGAAGAGGACACGTCAAATTAAACTCACTAATAACTCACTAGCTCTTTGTTTCCATGCACATTCTCATTCACAGCAATGTTTCATCTTCACTTACAGGTCTCCCATTATGCGCAGAGACTGGAAGGTGTTCTCCGGCAAACTCTTGATGAGGTTGGCTCTCAACGATCTAGAAGATAGGAAAGAAAACCACATGAACCACATCAAGAGGTAATTGTACCTCTATAATTGTTTCCATTTTAAAACTGTCTGTTATCAGATGAAGCTCAAAAGTACCAAAACTGACTTTCAAAGAGGgagatttagttttattttttcttacttGCAACAGTTAAAGTTATTATagttaacaaacaaacaaataactgcTTGAAATAAAgggtaactgaaataaaatacacttatttttatttcagctagctgccaagtgtcacagttctgtctgtcttgtcattggtttctcccatttgtcttccccctgtcattttgttatcatttggtttagtcctcgtttgtatatcaccgtcacctgtgttagaTTTGatcgtcatctgtatcacctgtgtcttatgattagtctgtctttaaaagtctgtctgtgagtttagttccctgtcggtctttgatgttgaCATTTATGGTTTATGTTacgtgtgtggattatcctgcctgttcctgatCGTTCCTGAGTGTTTGTTCTAAGAGGATATTAAATTAGTGTTGATTGtttatctcgtctcgtctcgttccgtccagcacgtcGTCACCatataacagaaagaccgaccgaaacagttttacccggcaccttcccctgcgtttattttcccgtctttgtttttctcagtggttttttttttttttacttatggaCCCTGCCGTtatcatcatcctcctgaagcaggggaaccgctctctcgaggaccacatcagagactttctgttcctcgtgccatcaacacactacccggacagctgcttgtgcacgttcttccgcaatGGATTAAATGATACCAtcaagaggcagctgtccgggaagggtcctcgagagagccttgccggatacatcgagtgggtgctggcgtcctgtggatcttcctggactgtcggcagcgtcgaggaggacgtcagccccactcatgacccagagagcagcctaccatcaccccgacacgcagagcatgaacccgagcgcaccgcggatgagggactagagccgcgagcgacagagccagagccctctccggctgaccaggtgcgtgagctggattctacatctgcgacggtggattgcgacgtggagcagatgagggaaatggagagccctgcccactgcaactccgctgggggtgagataGACAACTCTGGGGACCTTATTGACTTCTTTGCCGAAGTTATGGATTATAAAAAatttgacttaatagactttttctctgagccactgacctgcctaagcttccctcccacccgccctcttctgtctgaatctgcctggtccccgctggttccgcccagccgtcctgagttcccgctggttccgccgagccgtcctgagttcccgctggttccgcccagccgtcctgagttcccgctggttccgcccagccgtccaaagtctcccaggtcatcggtcagtccccttgctcaccctcagcccaccatccatgcagtgggctcgccgcagggatgccaatcaacatcggtggcatggctggaggatccctcagctccgcctccagcctcacagcccagatctccacctcggccctccgaccctgcggctccaccacggctctcaacgccctcagctccaccgtcgcccgtcggcccaccagctccaccgggctccatcgtccctccggctccgccttggtcaatCGTCGACCATCCggcgcctcgggactccactcctctggcttcgcctcgtccctctgtccctccggctctgtcaggctcctccttcccgtcagcgtcgccttcgtcctctgtcgctccggctccgccgcggacctccggatctccgcctccgcctcggtcgccagagcctcctgttccaccttggccctccggttccgcggtgtcgccctggtccgtcggctctccatctccgcctcgggttcctctgccagctgctctgcctctgtcggtcggacccctggagtcggcggtcctccctccaccatggctcctccctccgtcggctcctccgtgggctgtcatcctggctgcgatctgggtcctgttctcctgcttcaggtccctcctgtttcctccctggctcctcccaccgtcgtcgcccccttggactgtcttttttgtcacATGGACTCTTGTTTTTGTTCCCCTTCCGGGGTTGCATCCTCAGCCGGAGCCCCCTccttcattgactctggtttcctggttttccgcccctctcgttttttcgttttttccacggcgcgaggacgcgcctttccggaggggggcgtaatgtcacagttctgtctgtcttgtcattggtttctcccatttgtcttccccccctgtcattttgttatcatttggtttagtcctcgtttgtatatcaccgtcacctgtgttagaTTTGatcgtcatctgtatcacctgtgtcttatgattagtctgtctttaaaagtctgtctgtgagtttagttccctgtcggtctttgatgttgacatttatggtttgttacgtgtgtggattatcctgcctgttcctgatCGTTCCTGAGTGTTTGTTCTAAGAGGATATTAAATTAGTGTTGATTGTTTATCTCGTCtcgttccgtccagcacgtctACACCATTATAACACCAAGaccatctttttttttattttcctgtAAGTACTAAAATAGCTTaaactaaagctgaaataaaaaaaataacaaactaTGAAACTATAGTCATGGTTGTGGTTCTCTTGTGAACGCACGTCAAAGATTGTTGAATAATTGTTGAATACAGCtgttatttctgttttctttgcatacaaaaagtattcttgtagcttcctaaaattaaggttgaaccactgatgtcacatggactattttaacactgtccttactacctttctgggccttgaacatgtcagttgtgttgctgtctgtgcagggtcagagagatgttgcatttcatcaaaaatatcttaatttgtgttctgaatataaacaaaaatcttacgggtttggaacgacataagggtgagaaattaataacagaatattcatttttggatgaCCTACGCCTTTAAAGCCTATCATACAGATGGTATAATTAGCTTTGGTTCAAAAAATATGAATACTAATAATGTTAATACTCACAGCACAGTCAGATGTTCACAACCGAGTAATGTTGACAAGCCCAAAGTTTCGATCTGATTCCCCTCGAAATCCCTTTAATCAAATACAGGCAAATTGACATGTATTTCATATATACATGATATTAAAAGATAACATGACAGCTGAAAGTCTAAGATGATCTGGTGTTACTCATAGAAACACGACGGCACATCAGTGAAATCCAACTCATTCTGTTGCTTTTGGCTGTCACTGATGGACACCATGGCCAAAGAGAGAATAACAGTGCATTAGCAACTCAGAACATACTGTTCTTGTACTACAGAGATGATATAAAGAAGGATGAGCCCCTGGTTGCATTCAAACCAGTGTGCAATCTCATAATATCCAagacgtgtaaaaaaaaaaaaagaaaaaagaaaaagctaGAAAAGAAAATTCTGaagatgtatatgtatatatatatatatatatatatatatatataaagataaagataaagatgtACACTACATGGAACACCACATGGAATTTAAAGTACTCTATTAGtcaaaagtcttttctgcttaccaagccggtatttattcgatccaaagcacagcaaaaacttttttcaaaattttttactatttacaataactgttttctatttgaatatattttaaaatgtaattcctgtgatttcaaaattactccagtcctccagaaattattctaatattgtgatttgatgaaaatgtaatattattattatgttgaaaacagctgagtataatttctTTTAGATTTATTTGATGTATAGGAAGTTCAgacaaacagcatttatctgtaatagaaatcttttgtagcattatacatgtctttagcatcacttttgatcaatttaaagcatccttgctaaataaaagtattaatttctatcatttcttattaaaaaatatactgaatccatctttggatctttctattcatcaaagaatcctgaaaaaaacactcaactgttttaaatataataatagtaataatttgatcacataaattaattacattttaaaatatattcaaatagaaaacagttaattttaaatagtacaactatttcaaaattgtaaagtttttgctgtactttggctcaaataaatacttggtgagcagaagagacttctttaaaaaacaataaaaatcttactgttcaaaaacttttgactgagcgtatatatattttatatagataTACTATAAATTCCAACATGATGAACCCTAGTAAAATCCTGTTAAACAACCTGACTTCTACTAAAGAATAAGAAGTGTTCAATATTCAGTGATATATCTCTAACTATGTGCTCTAATTCAATATAGTTCACTTTAACTGGAATTCAGTGTGTTGCAGtttaaaaacaagcaaaacagGATTATTCTAGAGATCTGAAGAGCTTCCAAAACACACATCTCTCTGAATTATGTAAGATAGGACATTATTATTGGAAGCCCTTCAGTAACTGCTGAATGTTTCTCCGGTTGCTTTAGTTTCACTCTCAAACACTTGCTACCTGGGGGGGAAAAGTTATAGAGATATTTTAAATATGCCACTATACTATTAGTCTGGACTTTTTTGTGTGAATATGAAACCCAAAAAAGTGCACGTGACACGGCAACTGGTACAAGTGCGCCACAGGCAGCTCAATTGTTTAATCAGCTCAAACACAATGGGTGCCTTTAGTGTCTTGAGAGACATCAATTTTTGATGAGTAGAGAATAGCAGGCGGCTTCTGAGTACACTGGTGTATCGCAGCTTTGTTCCCAAACCTGAGCTGCCCCCCTGCATACTGCCAGCATCTTCCTAACTTGACTGAATTCACAATCAAGCAAGTCGTGACATTTATATTAAGTAGCAGAGAAGCGGATACTTACAGCCAGCTGAGAAAGGGCATATGGGTGCAGAGTCTGGTGGGTGGAAGCTGTTCTAAAGAGGTGTTCACCATTGACCTGTACAGATGATTAGAGCTGGAACATCATAACCTGTCAGCAGACACCTCATACAGACAACTACAGTGCATAGACTTAAAGCAgttcaaatacaaatattatagtTTTCCAAGCAATATTTTTGGACTGAATCAACTCGGTTGGAATTATAAAACACATTGATTCTAATGAACAGCACTTTACATACAAATAATAGGATTTGTTTAAACAAAACATGGAAATGAACAAGTTCCAACACTTCATAAATGAAGATTGATGAATACTTACAGGAAGAAGAGGGAACTCAGGCCATTAAATGTGTTGGCTGTAATTGTTGTTATGGGATTGTCATCCAAAATCCTTAATAAGATGAAATAACACTTCAAAACTTGCAAAAATGTCCCTACCAACCAAAATAATGGACTAGTTTTGGATGAGTTTTGCTGCCTTTAATTCAACCCGTGGATTCAGTACagctacactactgttcaaaagcaggatgtataaattgatcaaaagctaCAGTGAAGACTaaatgatttcaaataaatgctgttttattaACTTTctgggaaaaaatatttttaacatgattTGAAGCCTAAATCAGCATACtgaattgatttctgaaggatcatgtggcactgaagactaaaaatgcagctttggcatcacaggaataaactgcattttaaaatctatgcaattagaaaacagttattttaaatggtaatactatttcactatatttctgtttttacatcaaataaatgcatacttagtgaccacaaacttttgaatggtagcatatattatgcattttttaaTCTAATCTTTCAGATTTTATTCTTGATCAAAAGATTTGATATGTATTTTGCACAACAtctacaaaaattacatttaagaaCAGACATCTGCTGTTTCAACTGATGTAATCATCTTGACTTCGGATGATggcaattttaaaatcattaatcatataaaaacagcatttacagCTTGTCGATGTGTTGATGCTTGTACTCACAGCCACTTGAGTTTATAAAGATCACTGAACACTCCAGGAGAAAGCAAGGAGATGCAGTTCTGGCTCAAAGATCTAAAACACAAGATTGAGCAAATATAATCACTCATTCAAGCTTTTTCTTGTTCTATATCTT encodes the following:
- the rxfp2b gene encoding relaxin receptor 2b produces the protein MYDWHDATMRSVLSSAVTVFTSDLYLMWILFTVSITTIKAGAESKPSEDCPLGHFPCGNISICLPQVLHCNGQSDCPNGADEDNCGDNSGWADIFDQTFKRIYPQDLATDCQVEQYPDRCQCINTEIHCVDVSLRSIPQVSSNVTSLSLKSNKIHVLPDEVFIKYIKLQRLFLQDNCINTVSIQAFSGLYKLQKLSLSQNCISLLSPGVFSDLYKLKWLILDDNPITTITANTFNGLSSLFFLSMVNTSLEQLPPTRLCTHMPFLSWLDFEGNQIETLGLSTLLGCEHLTVLSLRANLIKSLPENTFQSLRIMGDLDLSSNLMTELPVSIFKDLPSLQILNLSQNPLDHIHPGQFNHLIQLQSLGLDGVEIPNIQTSMFRPMDNLSYIYFKKFQYCSYAPHVRKCKPNSDGLSSFEDLLANVVLRVSVWVMAFITCFGNLFVIGMRTVLRAENNLHALCIKVLCCADCLMGVYLFFIGVFDVKFRGEYNKNAKLWMDSLECRIIGFLAMLSSEVSVMLLTYLTMEKFLVIVFPFSHLRPSKCQTFTVLTSIWLLGISIAAVPLFNEEMFGNYYGHNGVCFPLHSERLEKPIAKGYSTGIFLGLNLVAFLIIVVSYSSMFYSIYKTGINASELRGRLHKDVAMAHRFFFIVFSDALCWIPIFLVKILSLLEVEIPGTITSWVVIFILPINSALNPILYTLTTSFFREQVELLWCHSQRQPRLKQDRKSLTRSVIYTDPSRSSFYHRSYNPQTSILNIDSRYR